Within Agarivorans litoreus, the genomic segment ATTAAGCGGAGCAAGCCATGGCGGTGAAATTTTCTGTAGCAACAGCTAACACTTTAAACCTCAATAGACCCAATTTACCTATGTATAGGGATCGACAAGGTTGGCTGCCAAACGAGTACGACAATAAGCTGCGTTGGTTAGTTAATCAGTTGCAAACTATTGGTGCGGATTTATGGGGTTTTCAAGAATTGTGGCATGCCGATGCTTTATTGGATTTGTTTCAAAATGCTGGCTTAGATTCTCAATATCAGTTACTGGTGCCCGATGGACATCAAGGTAAAATTGCTTGTGCAGCAGCAGTGCGTAATGAATTGCTGGTTGGGCAAGCGGAGTGGATTAGTCAGTTTCCAGCAAGCTTTAAGTTAGCCAGCGAAGGGGATGATGCGCAAACCGGCGCCTTAGACTTAGATATCAATAGCTTCTCTCGCCCGGTACTGCATTTTCAAATAAAGCCTCATGCTGATGAGGAGAATGTACATGTATATGTTTGCCATTTTAAGTCGAAACGACCTACACGCATAGATAATGAAGATTGGTATGACGATGCGCAGCATAAACCGCATCGTAATGCCTTGGGTTATGCCATCTCTACTTTGCGCCGCACCGCGGAGGCTGTAGCGTTAAGAATGATCTTAACTGAGCAAATGAAACACACCGATACGCCAGTGATTGTGTTAGGCGACTTGAATGATGGTCAAGCCAGCAACACCTTGAATATTCTTACCGAGCAACCGCGCTTTTTATTAGACGGTGATGCGCGAGGAGGGGCCGATAACGCCTTGTATTCAGCGGGTACCATGCAGCAATATCGTAGTCAGCGTGATGTTTATTACACCCATGTGCATAACAACCAGCTTGAATCCTTGGATCATATATTACTCAGTGAGCAGTTTTACGATAAAAGCCGCGATAGAATTTGGGCCTTTAAAGGTTTAGAGGTATTTAACGATCATTTAAACGATGAGCATTACGAGCAACTAGGTGCCACGGATCACGGCATTATAAAAGCAAACTTTGTATATAAGCCTTTAGATTAAACCAATTTTAAGGGGCTTAAGTACAACGCTAAGCCCCCTAAAGCTCTATTGGGGAGCGTCGTGCTGGTAGCCAAACTGCTCAATAAACTCGGCCACCTTAGGAACATGAGGTTGCAAGAATTGTTGGTAGTTAAGCCACTTGTAGCGAGACTCTGTATAAATCGGTTTAACTACTTGGTTACTTGAGGCAGACATAACAATTTTTTGTTGGGCGTGTTTCTCAAACTCTAAATAGTTACTGTTTGCAGACATCCCGAGGAACTCAAACACTTTGCTGGCTTCTTTCTCTAAATCTTCAACTAAGTCTTCATAACGTACAAAATGAATATCTAAGGCTAACTCTGCTTGGTAGCGATTAAACAGCTTGAATACTTGCTGGTAGCGCTTAAAGCAATCGCCTAGTTGGTTAAGCCAGGCTTGCTCTTGGTTATTGGCAGAGTTTTGCTGAAAGTTACTCAAGCATGTGTCGATTGGATGGCGTAAACAAAAGATAATCTTCGCTTTAGGGAAGAGCTGCAAGATGAATGGCAGATCTACCGTATAAAGCGGAAACTTGTCCACAATAAGACTATTGGCCTGCGGAGCCAAACCTAAGCTTTGGATGTAGCTAAAGTATTTCTCACGCAATTGTTGTAACTCATCTTCTGTTAGTGTGGCTAGATCTTGCGGATAACGTTTATTCAATTGGCTAGTGATGCTTTGAGTTAAATTATAAATAGAACGAGTTTCACTTAAGGCAACGATGTTCGGCTGAGTATCTAATATGTTCTCCAGCAGAGTAGTGCCAGAGCGATTAAAGCCCATCATAAATACCGGTTGTGGTTCATTGGCCTGAGCTTGTTGTTTGATGAAAGACAAGTCTAGCTTTTGAAATTCTGCCACTTTGTCTGTGCGCGTTTGCCCTTGAACGCGTTGGTGATTCAAACTCGCCATGGCCGAAAAATCGGCAAAGGCTGCTGAGTAGTCTTTCTGTTTATCGAAAGCTTCTGCCCGTAGTTTAAAAGCCGCCTTTTGACGCATAAAGTCGAGGCGGTCAATAAGTTCATCGCTCAACAACTCTATGACGTGTTCGCTGTGACCGTTCCTTGCGCTTAGTTCTGCCTGGTAAAAACTTATCCAAGCTTTATTTACAAAATCAATTTGCGCTTGCTGTAACAGTTGTTCGGCGTGTTGGTGCTCGCGAATGAACATTAGGGTGTCTATGGAAAATTCTAGTTGCCACTCTTCTACAAACTTGCTGTGGCTCAATAGCTCTTCAATTAGGCGTAATATGAGCGCTCGTTGATTTTGACGTTTAGCGCTAGATATGAGTAATGCTTGAGCTGGTGCAAATTGCCCCGGCCACATTTTCATTTTTTCTGCCAAGCTGCCTAAGTCTTGATATCTATCTTCTTCTAAGTAGCACTCGCCCAGAGCTGCAGCTACATCGGCATTATTTGCCTCACCGGTTAAGCTAAAGCTTTGTTCAAAATGCTCAATGGCCGATGAAAATAAGCCAAGTAGTTTTTCTGCCTTAGCCATGTTTTTGTATGTAGCGCTTCGTTGTTGTTGGTTTTCGCATAGCGCTAATAAACTTTTATAGCTGGCTAAAGCACGCTCTAGTTTCTGCTGTTGAAAAAGTACATACGCCTCTAACTCTAGGCTTTTATAGTCTTGCTGAGACTTAAGCTTATTGATTTTGCCAATGGTAGATAAAGTTTGGCTATAATTACCCGCTTGTAAGGCCTTTACGGCTTTTTCCATAATGGCGTGGCGCATCTCAGGCTTCATTAGTGCTTCCTATCATGTCGAGCGTTTACTTGTTTGGCATTACTTTAAAGCAGAATAACAGTTTTTGATGCGTAGTTTATCGCAGTGCTAAAAGCCAATGATGTTTCATGAAGAAGTGTTAGCTAGCGGTTAATTTCATCATTGAGCTGCCCAAGCTTGGGGAGTTGCGGTAGTAGCTTGCTGCACCAACTTGTCGGTTGGCCTTTATTGGTGCAATTGTCAACATCACGGTGCAAATCCCGTTAAATAAACATTTTTTGTTTTGCCACATTGTATTTGAAAGTCAGGCTGTAGTTGCTGTGTTGTTAGGGTTTTGTGTGTTTTCTGTGGTACTTGGCTTAACAATTGCAATTTCCCCTTTGTAGGTCAGGGACAGACCTAAGCGCAAGTTAGCAATAGTATTGTTTTGCTTTGCTTGTAAAGGTGAAGCCACCTCGGGCAACCATAGTGAGCTGAACCAGCCAACAGTTTTAATCTACTACTTAAGCAATATAGGGAAATATTATGTCTTATTTAGCTCCTGCGGAGTTCGTAACCAAAATGGTTGACGCTGGTGAATCTAAAGTATTCATGTCAACACGAGATACTCTTATTCGAGCCTTTATGGCTGGCGCCATCTTGGCATTGGCAGCAATTTTTGCCATTACCATGGCAGTGAATACAGGCAACTTCCTGATTGGGGCTATTTTGTTCCCTGTTGGTTTCTGTATGCTCTATTTAATGGGTTTTGACCTATTAACGGGTGTGTTTGTACTGGTGCCTTTGGCCCTGTTAGATAAGCGGCCTGGGGTTGATGTTAAAGGCATGCTAAGAAACTGGGGCTTTGTATTTTTAGGTAATTTTGCTGGCGCACTTACCGTTGCCTTCATGATGGCCTTTATCTTTACCTACGGGTTTAACATTGAAGCGGGCGCTGTAGGTGCTAAAGCTGCCGCCATTGGTGAAGCACGTACTGTAGGTTATGCAGAACATGGTGTTGCGGGTTGGTTTACTATTTTCATCCGTGGCATGTTGTGTAACTGGATGGTATCAATGGGCGTTGTAGGTGCAATGATTTCTACTAACGTTAGCGGTAAAGTAATCGCCATGTGGATGCCTATCTTCTTGTTCTTCTACATGGGCTTTGAGCACTCAGTAGTTAACATGTTCCTATTCCCATTTGGTTTGATTATGGGCGGTGATTTCTCAATCATGGATTACTTCCTATGGAATGAAATTCCAACTGCATTGGGTAACCTGGTAGGTGGTTTAGCCTTCACTGGTTTAACACTTTACACCACCCATGTAAGAACTGCGCCTAAACGCAAAGTAGCTAAAGCAGCAGTTGAAGCGCCAAGTAAAGCGGCTACCAGCAACGCTTAATTGAAGGACAGTAGATGACGAGCCAGCTGAGTATCTCCATCGGTCAATGTTCTGATAAAGGTCGCAAAGACATTAATCAAGACAGTTATGGAAGTTATACTCCGCGTGGCTCTCTACTCAATCATAAAGGCTTTGCTGCTGTGATGGCCGACGGCATAAGCAGCAGCGAAGTGAGTCAAATAGCCAGTGAAACCGCAGTAAAAAGTTTTTTAGATGATTACTACTGCACCTCCGAGACTTGGTCAGTCCAGCATGCTGCCGAAAAGGTCTTAGACGCCACCAACTCTTGGTTATATAGCCAGTCGCAACAAAGCCCTTACCATTATGACAAAGACAAAGGTTATGTTTGTACGCTTAGTGCTTTAGTGATTAAAGGCAATAAGGCGCATATTTTTCATGTTGGTGATACCCGAGTGTATCGCCTCAATCAGCAGGGCTTAGAGTTACTCACTAAAGATCACCGACTATGGGTGAATGACAATAAAAGCTACCTAAGCCGTGCGCTGGGTATTGATGAATATTGTGAGTTTGATTACCACACGCTACCCGTGAGCCCTGGCGATATTTTTTTGTTAGCTACCGATGGTGTGTACGAGTTTGTTGATGCAGAGCTTATCAACAATACTATTGCCCAGTGTGCCAACGATTTAGAAGCAGCGGCAGCGCAAATTGTTGATAAAGCCTATCAGGCAGGCAGCGATGACAACTTAAGCTTACAAATTATAAAGGTAGAGCGACTAGCGGAACAAAGCTCTCAGCAGCTTAAAGAGCAAATAGAGACTTTACCTTTTCCTCCAGAGTTAAGTGCTCGAATGAGCATAGACAACTACACCATTGTTCGACAAATTCATGCCAGTAGCCGAAGCCACGTGTTTTTAGCATCGGATGAACAAAGCGGCGAGCAGGTGATACTAAAAACACCTTCGGTAGATTTGCGCGACGATCCCGATTATTTAGAGCGCTTTTATACCGAAGAGTGGATAGCGCGGCGTATTAACAGTGCCTATGTGTTAAAAGCAAGCCGCAACCCGCGCCAACGTAACTACCTTTATACGGTATTTGAATATATAGAAGGGCAAACCTTAGCCCAATGGATTACCGATAATCCCAAGCCAGAACTGGCTAAGGTGAGGGAGATTGTAGAACAAATTGCCAAAGGCCTACGTGCCTTTCATCGCATGGATATGCTGCATCAAGATCTTAAGCCAGACAACATTATGATTGATAGCTCTGGCACCATTAAAATTATCGACTTTGGCTCGGTATGGGCCGCAGGTCTTGCAGAGCAAACTCAAGACATTACCCAGCAACATTTGCTAGGCACTGCGTTATATTCGGCGCCGGAGTTATTTTTGGGTATAGGCGGAAGTACCCGCGCAGAGCAGTTTTCGTTGGCAGTAATTACTTACTACATGCTAAGCGGCCGCTATCCCTACGGTACTAAAGTGGCGGGGGCAAAAAGCCATGCAGCGCAAAAGCGCTTACGTTATCAATCGGTGATTGATAGTGACAGCGAAATCCCAGCTTGGATAGACGATGCCCTAGAAAAAGCACTGCACATAAACCCCTTAAAACGTTACGACCAAATCACCGAATTCCTCTGTGATTTACGCCAACCCAACAAAGCGTTTTTGAATAAGACTCGTGCTCCGCTGGTAGAGCGTAACCCGGTAGCAGTATGGCAAGGGATCTCTGCAATTTTAGCAGCTATGGTGGTGTACCTATTACTTAGGTGACCACCGAGTTGTTTCGTTTTTCAATCAAAGGAAGGAAGCAAAAAATGATATCAAGTAGAGAAGAAGTAACTCAACAAATTGTATCAACCAAGGTGAGAAAAGGCATTAAGTGGAGCGAGGTAGCCAGCGCCATTGGTTTATCGAAAGAGTGGACAACTGCAGCGTGTTTAGGGCAAATGACCTTTGATAAAAGCCAAGCTGAAACCGTGGGCGATATTTTTGAGTTAAGTGACGAAGCCATCGCGTGGTTACAAATTGTGCCTTACAAAGGCTCACTGCCTACCGCCGTACCAACCGATCCGCTTATCTACCGTTGGTATGAAGTCGTAAATGTATACGGCAGCACCATTAAAGAGCTCATTCACGAAGAGTTTGGCGATGGCATTATGAGCGCTATTGATTTCTCAATGGACATCAAGCGCGAGGCCGATCCTAAAGGTGATAGAGTAAACGTAGTGTTGTCGGGTAAGTTTTTACCTTACAAAACCTACTAGATGCTAGCCTCATGAAGCATTAAAGCCAGCACCACGCTGGCTTTTTTATGAACGACATGGCGAGATACTCGACCCGTAATTTGCAAAGTTGTTGCTATGAGTACTGGTCAATTCCATACCTACAAAGCTAAACTGTCGCCTAATTTTATTTCGTCTAAAAGGTAATGTGATGAACCCAATTCTTGCCATGTTGAGAGAGAACAATATTAGTGACCAGCAAATCAGTGAGCTTTTTGAAGTACTTACTCAAAACCCCCTTGCTGCTATGGCGACTATTAGCCAATTAGGTTTGCCACAAGAGCAATTGCAATTGCTGATGGGGCAGGTGATGCAAAAACCTGCTTTGATTAAAGAAGCAGTAGAAGAACTAGGTTTAGACTTTGCCAAAGTAGAAGCAGCTAAAGAACAGCTTAATAAATAAGAAAAAAGCGCTAAAACCGTCGATTTTAGCGCTTAAAGATTGGCAGTTTGCTTAAAGTTACGTTTGCTTCTAGGCTCGTTAGATCTTAGCGACTATAGCGTTGGTTTTTGCTGCGTAAACGGCGT encodes:
- a CDS encoding endonuclease/exonuclease/phosphatase family protein, whose product is MAVKFSVATANTLNLNRPNLPMYRDRQGWLPNEYDNKLRWLVNQLQTIGADLWGFQELWHADALLDLFQNAGLDSQYQLLVPDGHQGKIACAAAVRNELLVGQAEWISQFPASFKLASEGDDAQTGALDLDINSFSRPVLHFQIKPHADEENVHVYVCHFKSKRPTRIDNEDWYDDAQHKPHRNALGYAISTLRRTAEAVALRMILTEQMKHTDTPVIVLGDLNDGQASNTLNILTEQPRFLLDGDARGGADNALYSAGTMQQYRSQRDVYYTHVHNNQLESLDHILLSEQFYDKSRDRIWAFKGLEVFNDHLNDEHYEQLGATDHGIIKANFVYKPLD
- a CDS encoding tetratricopeptide repeat-containing sulfotransferase family protein codes for the protein MKPEMRHAIMEKAVKALQAGNYSQTLSTIGKINKLKSQQDYKSLELEAYVLFQQQKLERALASYKSLLALCENQQQRSATYKNMAKAEKLLGLFSSAIEHFEQSFSLTGEANNADVAAALGECYLEEDRYQDLGSLAEKMKMWPGQFAPAQALLISSAKRQNQRALILRLIEELLSHSKFVEEWQLEFSIDTLMFIREHQHAEQLLQQAQIDFVNKAWISFYQAELSARNGHSEHVIELLSDELIDRLDFMRQKAAFKLRAEAFDKQKDYSAAFADFSAMASLNHQRVQGQTRTDKVAEFQKLDLSFIKQQAQANEPQPVFMMGFNRSGTTLLENILDTQPNIVALSETRSIYNLTQSITSQLNKRYPQDLATLTEDELQQLREKYFSYIQSLGLAPQANSLIVDKFPLYTVDLPFILQLFPKAKIIFCLRHPIDTCLSNFQQNSANNQEQAWLNQLGDCFKRYQQVFKLFNRYQAELALDIHFVRYEDLVEDLEKEASKVFEFLGMSANSNYLEFEKHAQQKIVMSASSNQVVKPIYTESRYKWLNYQQFLQPHVPKVAEFIEQFGYQHDAPQ
- a CDS encoding formate/nitrite transporter family protein — its product is MSYLAPAEFVTKMVDAGESKVFMSTRDTLIRAFMAGAILALAAIFAITMAVNTGNFLIGAILFPVGFCMLYLMGFDLLTGVFVLVPLALLDKRPGVDVKGMLRNWGFVFLGNFAGALTVAFMMAFIFTYGFNIEAGAVGAKAAAIGEARTVGYAEHGVAGWFTIFIRGMLCNWMVSMGVVGAMISTNVSGKVIAMWMPIFLFFYMGFEHSVVNMFLFPFGLIMGGDFSIMDYFLWNEIPTALGNLVGGLAFTGLTLYTTHVRTAPKRKVAKAAVEAPSKAATSNA
- a CDS encoding bifunctional protein-serine/threonine kinase/phosphatase codes for the protein MTSQLSISIGQCSDKGRKDINQDSYGSYTPRGSLLNHKGFAAVMADGISSSEVSQIASETAVKSFLDDYYCTSETWSVQHAAEKVLDATNSWLYSQSQQSPYHYDKDKGYVCTLSALVIKGNKAHIFHVGDTRVYRLNQQGLELLTKDHRLWVNDNKSYLSRALGIDEYCEFDYHTLPVSPGDIFLLATDGVYEFVDAELINNTIAQCANDLEAAAAQIVDKAYQAGSDDNLSLQIIKVERLAEQSSQQLKEQIETLPFPPELSARMSIDNYTIVRQIHASSRSHVFLASDEQSGEQVILKTPSVDLRDDPDYLERFYTEEWIARRINSAYVLKASRNPRQRNYLYTVFEYIEGQTLAQWITDNPKPELAKVREIVEQIAKGLRAFHRMDMLHQDLKPDNIMIDSSGTIKIIDFGSVWAAGLAEQTQDITQQHLLGTALYSAPELFLGIGGSTRAEQFSLAVITYYMLSGRYPYGTKVAGAKSHAAQKRLRYQSVIDSDSEIPAWIDDALEKALHINPLKRYDQITEFLCDLRQPNKAFLNKTRAPLVERNPVAVWQGISAILAAMVVYLLLR
- the cynS gene encoding cyanase, which codes for MISSREEVTQQIVSTKVRKGIKWSEVASAIGLSKEWTTAACLGQMTFDKSQAETVGDIFELSDEAIAWLQIVPYKGSLPTAVPTDPLIYRWYEVVNVYGSTIKELIHEEFGDGIMSAIDFSMDIKREADPKGDRVNVVLSGKFLPYKTY
- a CDS encoding DUF2999 family protein, with translation MNPILAMLRENNISDQQISELFEVLTQNPLAAMATISQLGLPQEQLQLLMGQVMQKPALIKEAVEELGLDFAKVEAAKEQLNK